One stretch of Rhipicephalus sanguineus isolate Rsan-2018 chromosome 10, BIME_Rsan_1.4, whole genome shotgun sequence DNA includes these proteins:
- the LOC119407001 gene encoding omega-amidase NIT2, producing the protein MASTSFRVALIQLAVKASKAENLARAGVEIKKAATSGAKFVCLPECFGFPYGPQYFPKYAESIPGETSEMLSRAARENGVYLIGGSMAETENGKLYNTCLVYGPDGEMLAKHRKVHLFDIDIPGKITFRESDSFSAGDSLTTFDTPYCKVGIGICYDLRFAQMAQLYAKQGCKLLFYPGAFNMTTGPLHWELLQRGRAVDNQLYVASASPARDESGSYVAWGHSMLVDPLGKVVASAGAQEETVIAEVDLEHLEATRNQIPITKQKRDDLYDVVSLGDGKHM; encoded by the coding sequence ATGGCCAGTACCAGCTTCCGAGTCGCCCTCATCCAGCTCGCAGTGAAAGCTAGCAAAGCGGAGAACCTCGCTCGCGCCGGAGTTGAAATCAAGAAGGCTGCGACGAGCGGCGCCAAGTTCGTGTGCCTGCCCGAATGCTTCGGCTTCCCGTACGGACCCCAATACTTTCCCAAGTACGCCGAGTCGATCCCCGGTGAGACCAGCGAAATGTTGTCGCGAGCTGCGCGTGAAAACGGCGTTTATCTCATCGGAGGCTCCATGGCCGAAACTGAAAACGGCAAGCTCTACAACACCTGTCTCGTCTACGGTCCCGACGGGGAGATGCTCGCCAAGCATCGAAAGGTTCACCTCTTCGACATCGATATTCCCGGAAAGATAACTTTCAGGGAATCGGACAGTTTCTCGGCCGGCGACAGTCTGACGACGTTCGACACCCCTTACTGCAAGGTCGGCATCGGAATCTGCTACGACCTGCGCTTCGCCCAAATGGCGCAGCTTTACGCTAAACAAGGTTGCAAGCTGCTATTCTACCCCGGTGCCTTCAATATGACCACGGGACCGCTCCATTGGGAGCTTCTGCAGCGCGGTAGGGCAGTCGACAATCAGCTCTACGTGGCCAGTGCCTCGCCGGCTAGAGATGAGAGCGGTTCTTACGTCGCGTGGGGTCACAGCATGCTCGTAGATCCCCTCGGCAAAGTCGTCGCTTCGGCGGGGGCCCAGGAAGAAACAGTCATCGCCGAGGTAGACCTGGAGCATCTCGAAGCCACCAGAAACCAGATACCGATTACGAAGCAGAAAAGGGACGACCTGTACGATGTTGTGAGTCTAGGTGATGGAAAACATAT